The window TGAGGCGCAATCGAATCTGGCAAGTGCATTATATAATCTCATTTTCCAGGAGAAACTATTGGACTATTACATCGGTAAAATGGATCAAGAAATGACGTTAAATTAAGGGTAATATTCTTCTATGAGTAAAAGTAAATCAAGTACAAAAAAATTACTGTATGTGGTTGCCGGTCTTGTTATTCTAATTGGACTCGGTGCTGTTGTTGGCAAGTCAATGGGATGGATGGGCGGCGGAACGGCTGCCAAAGATGTTGAAACGACGGAAGTAAAGCTAAAAACGATAACCGAAATTGTTTCAGCATCGGGCAAATTACAGCCCGAGGTAGAGATCACAATGCGGCCGGAGGTATCAGGAGAAATTATAGAGCTCCCGGTTAAAGAAGGAGATTATGTTAAAGAGGGAGAGCTTTTGGTTCGTATAAAACCGGACATCTATCAAGCTCGAATTGATGAAACCAATGCGATGTTATTGACCCAAAAAGCACGACTTGAACAGGCCCGTGCTTCCTTGTTAGAAGCAGAATCGGTGTATGAGCAGAATAAAAAGCTGTACGAAAGGGAAGCTATTTCAAAAACAGAATTTGTTCAGTCTGAGACTAATTATGAAGCACAAAAGGCTAATTTCAACGCGGCCAAATACCAGGTACAAAGTAGTGAGGCCCAACTGGAACAGGCCAAAGAAGAACTTCAGAAGACGATCATTCGCTCTCCGCGTGATGGTACCATTAGCAAGTTAGCAGTTGAAGTAGGGGAACGTGTTCTTGGTAATACGCAATCCATCGGAACGGAGCTGTTGCGAATTGCAAAAATGGACCAGATGGAAGTACAGGTTGAGGTTAATGAAAATGATATTGTAAATGTGTCGGTAGGAGATACCTCGAATATTGAAGTTGATGCCTATCCCGAACGTGTTTTTAAGGGCGTAGTAACAGAAATTGCCAACTCTGCTGAAATTTCTGGAGAAGGAACTAACGAACAGGTTACAAATTACGAAGTGAAAATCAGGGTGGCTACTCCACATAATCTTGATATGGTGGGGGACGGAGAAATGGTTCGGGAAGAATCATCCGAGATGACCGAAGATGAGTTTGTGCCTTCGTTTAAACCAGGTATGTCGGCTGCGGTGGATGTACAAACTGAAACGGCACGAAATGTGATTTCAGTACCCATACAAGCTGTTACAGTTCGTGATTTTGCCGGGGAAACACCTGCGGATACTACCCAAAGTGATACCACGGACGTTGATCAAGATTTAGTAGTACCGGAAGAAGATATGCGAAAGGTTGTATTTGTTGTGGAAGATGGTAAAGCCGTGCGTAAGGAAGTAAAAACGGGCATTAGTGATAATACACATATACAAATATTATCAGGTATTGAAGCAGGTGAAGAAGTAGTTACGGGTAGTTATCGTATGTTATCACAGGGATTGTCAGATGGCGATGAGGTGAATGTAAATAATAATCGGTTTGGACAGATGGCTTCAAACTAATCTGTAGTAGTATGAAAAAATCTGTAATTCAGGTTCAGGATTTAACAAAGATTTATACGATGGGTTCGCAAGAAGTGCGAGCCCTCGACGGTGTTTCATTTGAGGTGCAGGAGAATGAATATATCGCGATTATGGGTCCGTCCGGATCTGGGAAATCGACATTGATGAATCTAATCGGATGTTTGGATACTCCTACCTCGGGAACCTATATTTTAAATGGGGAAGATGTAAGTAAATTTGATGATTCCGATTTAGCCGAAGTACGGAACCGAGAAATTGGTTTTGTTTTTCAAACGTTTAATCTGCTACCACGCACCGATTGTCTGTCAAATGTAGAATTGCCTTTAATCTATTCTGGGGTAAAAACAGCTGAACGACACGAGCGTGCAGCAAAAACGTTGGAACGCGTCGGGTTAGGGGATCGCATAGATCACAAACCTAATGAACTTTCCGGTGGACAACGTCAGCGTGTTGCTATTGCCCGGGCTCTGGTCAACAATCCCTCTATTCTATTGGCTGATGAGCCAACGGGGAATCTCGATACACAGACCGGTGATGAGATTATGATGCTTTTTGAAGAGCTTTACCGGATGGGCAATACCATTATTGTGGTTACGCACGAGCCTGAAATTGCTCAGCATGCCCGCCGAATTATTCGCTTGCGTGATGGTAAGATTGAAAGTGATGAACCCGTTGAAAACCCCGCTCTGGATGAAGAGGAGATTATGATTGAGTCTGCAGCAGGTTAAGCAATTCTCGGTTTGGTTCTCTTAAACTGTAAGGAGAGATTCAGGTTTTGTGATAGCAAAATTATGATTAACATCATGCAAGTGATTTGAATCTCTAAATGATTTTGCTATGAAGATATTGTATGTATTTCCCCATCCCGATGATGAATCATTTGGTCCTGCACCGGCCATTGCTACACAGCGAAGAAAAGGGCATGAGGTATACTTGTTTACCCTTACCAGGGGTGAGGCAACGAAACAGCGATTTCGGCTGGGCATCAGCAAAAAAGAGATGGGAGAAATCCGTTATAAGGAGATGCAGTGCGTTGAAAAAGTGTTGGATTTAAACGGTATGACTGTTTTTGACCTGCCAGATAGTGGGTTAAAGGAGATGGATCCTGCTGATATCCAGGAAGTAATTCGAAGCCAAGTAGAAAAAATTCAACCGGATGTGCTCGTGACCTACGCAGTACATGGAATTAGTGGTTTTGAAGATCATTTGGTAAGTCATGCCGTGGTAAAGAGCGTGTATTGTGATATGAAAAGAGAAGGGTACGATTATCCCAAAAGATTAGCCTTTTTTACCCATTTTAGCGATAAGCAGGGAGAGGGAAAGTTTAACCTCACATCATCCAAACAGGAAGATATCGATTGCTGGGTGGAAGCAAATGAAGAAGATTACAATAAGTTTTTAGCGGCCCTTGATTGTTATGAAACCTATCAGGAGGTAATCGAGGATAGTAATGTTAAGGAAGAGGTTGGGAACCGCGTTCCTTTTGAAATCTTTCAAGAAGATTATGATCCACCGCTTAAAGATATTACCGATCAATTATCCGATAAATAACGAGTTCATTTATGAGTGATACATATCCTATCTGGCTAAAAGGAACGGCTATATTGATTGGGCTGGTCTTAATAGTTGTAGTATTTTTGTATGGTAAATTTATTTTAATGCCGCTCGCTTTTGCTGCACTCATTGCTATGTTACTGGAACCCATTAGCGCTTGGTTGCAAAAGTATAAGGTTAATCGTGTGGTAGCTATTATCACCAGTATGGTACTTATGACCATTGTATTAGGTGGAATTTTGTCACTGCTTTCCATTCAGCTGGTACAATTTGCTGATCGTTTGCCGGAAGCAAATACTAAACTTCAATCTTTGAGCAATGATGTTATCCAGTTTTTTGAGACAACGTTTAATCTTGCTCCCGAGCGACAAGTTCAATTCTTGGAGCGTGGTTTAGAAACAGGCATCAATAAAAGTGGGGAATATATAAGCAGTATCTTGGGAACTACGACAAGCGTATTCACTACCGTAGGGCTTTTACCGTTCTTTGTCTTTTTTATGATGTACTACAAAAAAATGTATCGCACTTTTCTGCATCGCTCTGTTGAAGGACAAAATGATGCTATTGATTCTGTGATGGATAGCATTCAAAGTGTGACTCAAAATTATATTGTAGGGATGATAACGGTTATTTCTATACTGGCCATGTTAAATGCAATTGGATTATGGATTGTTGGTATTGAGCATGTGCTGTTTTTTGCAACTTTTGCGGCTATATTGGCTGTTATTCCTTACATTGGGATTATTATAGGAAGTTTGCCGGCTATTATTTTTGCTCTCCTGTTTACTGATTCGTTACTAAATCCAGTTGGCGTAATAGCCGTATTTGCGGTAGTGCAATTTTTGGAAGGGAATTTTATCACTCCCAACATTATTGGTTCAAAAGTGAGTATTAACCCCTTTATGGCCTTAGTTGCGTTGGTAATTGGGGGACAATTATGGGGAATTGCGGGAATGATTTTATTCGTACCATTTTTAGGGATTCTAAAATGTGTATTTGACCAGGTTGATGGACTTAAACCATACGGGTATTTGCTTGGGAACCGCATGGCGTATGAGGTCGCTGACTCTCCTGAAGATGATACCTAAATTTCCAAGAGGCGTTCTTTTGTTTGCCAGATGGCTCTAAAAAAAGGAGTGTATGGAACGCTACTCATGATCTTAAAATCATCTGTAATAGCAGATTCTTCAGCTAAAAAGCTGAAAATGGCATCCATCGAATTGTTTTTAAATAGTTGATTAAACACATGGTATGCTTCTGATGGGTGGTCATGAATGATTTGTAGAAGCCATAAATCATAAGCTTTAAATCTTGTTTTTGATGGAGAATGTGCGTTGGGTTTTTCGTCTGTTTGTAAATCTCGAATGATTTGGTCGGTCTGCTTTTGAATTCGGGAAAAGGTATATCCCGTGGATGGTTTGGTGACCCCACCTACGGTGCCTATGTTTAATATTCGGGTATCATACCAAGGTTTATGAGGACGATCTTTCATTGGGATTTCCCCAAATTCTGTACGTGTTATCTTATAATCAATGGGTTTAAGATTGTATCTATTGTTGAGGTAGATAGAAATTTTTTCTTCATACTTTTCTCTTGATAGCAATTCATCGGAAAAAATAGTGTATTCAATAAGGGCAGAGGTCTTGGACCAGGGTAGCAAGTAGATAAAGGCGATACCTTCGTCGAAGGTGTCGTCAAAATCCATCAATGTAAAAAAAGCATCATCAAAGACGGGTTTTGTGGTTTTTACTTCCCATCCTAAAAAGTGTTGTAGCAATGGATAATCAGGTTGGTCGGTACTACTATTCCAGGGGCTAAAGCAGCTTTGGAAGATAAATTCTGCTTGATATGAATTGGATTTGGTCTGTAAAATAGGGATTCCGTAGGAAACCGAAAGGTCTTCTATAGTACTTTCAAGGAAATCAAAGCGTGACTCTTTCTTTAATCTGCGGAGTATCTGTTCTTGGAAGTCTATGCTGCGCAGGCAATAATAGGTATATTCGTTGAGAGGGCTTTTGATCCGTTTGCCTGAAATGCTAACTTCTGCGTTGTTCCATTGGCGGTACATTAAATCAGCAAAGGGAGGCGTTTTATTATCCCAAAAGCACCATGTTTTGTTGTGAGAAGGATTCAGCGACTCATCTACAACAAGGATGCGCTTATCATCAAAAAAAGGGTGGAGCATTTTGTAGGCCAAGGAAAGGCCTGCTGCACCGGCTCCCGCAATGATATAATCATACTCTTGGTTCAAAATTTTTATAGCTGAATTTAATTAAGTTGCCAGATCGCAAAGTTTAGCGCTGAGGCGTAGCTTATCCATAGAAAATACGGAATGAGTAATAGTCCGGCGGATCGCCTTTTCTTTCCAAATAAAAGTATGGTAAAAGCAATGGCGATCCAAAGTAATAAAATCTCAGCTAATCCCGTCGAAATATATTGTTTACCGAAAAAGAGCCAGGACCAAAGTGCGTTCAAAATGAGCTGGATAAAAAACCATTTAAACTCATAGTCGGTCAGAGATACAGAATCCATTCGCCAAATGAGCCAGGCAGAAGTTCCCATCATGATATAAAGGATGGGCCAGACAACAGGAAAAACCCAATTCGGTGGGGTCCAGACAGGTTTTTGTAGAGCTTCGTACCATACCCCCGGCTCAAATTGAGCAGCAAAGATTCCAGCAAGGCTGCAGACTAAAATCCATATTAAAAGGCTAACTATGTTTTTCATAAGCTGTTATAGGTGTTTGATTATATACCGTAAACATGGATTTGGCATGTAACATTTGGTTTACTTTGCGATATGGGGAGGCCGGAAGCAGGGTATTTTATGTGCTATGTATGAAGAGTTAAACTGTTGCAATATTTTTGAGGTAAGATTTATAATCTTAGTGGAAATTATAAATGTGATGTAGCTGATATAAGAAATTTGGTTTGGTGATTGTTGGTTTAGGAGTTTTTTAGTTCTTCGGAGTTGGGTACTTCCAAATATTTTTGCGAAGCCTTTTCTCAACAGTTTGAAGTAAGTTACATTTCTAAAATTATAATTGGTAGGTAAATCCAAATCGAATGGCGGATTCTGTTAATCGTTGATGCATTGACCCTTCTTGTGAAAAGGGAATAATTGAGTGCATTTTAAAATAAGGATTTATAAATATGGAAGCCCCAAAACCCAAATCATATTTAGCACCAACGCCAAATGTGCCACCTATTCCAGATTGATCGTCAATAGCATTGGAATTACTAACATCGATATCTAATAAAACACCACTGTTAGCATAGAAATACTCCAAAAAATTAGCTCGCAAAGTGACAGGAATATCTAAAAGAGCGACTTCTGTATTGTAAGATTCATTATTAATACCAGGATAGAATGGAGGATTTACTTCCATCGTAAACTCAGAATATTCTACTGCTGTCTCAACTTCTAACCAATTTTTCAATGGATGAATATAATTAAGTCCAATTGAGAAAAAGTTTTTCCCATTATAACCGGCTGATCCCACAACATCTTTAAAATATGTAACGTCATTGTTACTTAAAGATGAAATGGTGATTCCAACTTTGCCGATATTTGATGCCTCATGGGCCGATTGTCCGTTTGCAACATTATGGAAAGTAAAAAGAAGGATGATTAGTATTGTTTTGAGCTTCATCTGGTTCTTTAGTTGTTTTTTTGTTGTCAAATTCTAAGAGTCCTATAACGATCTGACTACTAAATTACACACGTATAGATGTTAAATTAGCAACTAACGAAAGAAGAGACTTAAAACCAAGGGGGATAGAGAGAATTGGCGAGGTGTGTCCGCGTAAATGCGCAGGTTATATGGCGCTGATGACTAACTTTATAATTCAATAGAGAGATCAAGCTGAATACCCAAAGTTTTATATGAATAATCTGCGTCTTCAAAAATTTGTGTTAATCCATTTGCATAATTTGTTGATAGTGCGGTCGAAAAAGCACCGCCGAACTTATACTCTATTCCAGCTCCTAAGATTCCACTCAAGGAATAAGAGTTAGTTTCTAATTCATAAAATTCATTATTATTTGGTTCTTCGATCACAAGCTGAGTAAGGACACCTATTTTCCCAAAGAAACCAAGATTGTTGAAATAATTTGAATATCGGAGTGCAGTAGGAACTTGTATGAATCGAAGATTTATTTCTTCCTGTTGGGGAGGCGTCATAAAATCACAAACATTACAATAATACGTTCCCGAAAAATCTCTGTTAGAATAACTCATCCCGGACTGCAAAGCCAAACTTTTAATGATCGAATACTGCAAGTCTAATCCAGCAGTAAAGTTATTTCTATTATATTTAGTTCTATATCCAATCTCATCACTTAATTCAATATCTCCGCTTAAATTGGTGTTTATTGAATAGAATAAACCTACCTGAAAGTTATTTTTTTGTTCATTTTCAGATACACCATTTTGGGCATATGAATTCGTAGAAAGCATTAAAACTGTAGCAAGAAGAAAGTATTTAATAACACGCATTTGCTGAATTTTTAATAATAATTCCTTTTATAGGCTTACACGTTGATCCGAATAGATGATTACTTAGAAATTGAGCCATATAACGACGACGCGCATAAGGGGCAGACGCTAGAATGTAGAATTAGTTAACAAACTAAAGATTAACTAATAAATGGAAGGGGAGCAAGGAGATGGCTAGGCCTGTCCGAGTTAATGCGCGGGTTATATGGTGATATCAGCTTTAGTAAGGTGCTCTTTTAAACTGTGTTAGTGTTCAAAACCGTGTTAATTAGTTCCATGATTTGTCTGATTACGTTTTTCTTCGGAGTTGATTGACAAGGTTTATATTGGTGTAACGGAATGTGGCTCTTAACAGCGTATCCAGTTGCATGATCACAAATAGAATAAGCAGGAAGTCAAACACCGTCTTTGCCATGCTCGGGGAGATACCCAGGGCAAACGTCTGCATCTGATGCAGTAGCAGGGAGTTGACCACACCAAGAATGACGGTAAGTGTGAAAAGCACCCATGACATCTTGATCCCACTCGGTATGGATTCCTGCTGGGTGGCCTTGGCCTCCTGAATATGCATCATCACCTTGTCCTCAAAGTCGGAGTCGGGTACCGTAAGCTTGCTTTGGGAAATCAGATCCTGAAAAAAATCTTCTTCTGTTTGTTTCATCAGTATAGATCCTCTTTTTTTAACTTTAACAATTCGGTCAGCACACTTTTCATTTCTTTTCGCGCTCTGTGCAATAGCACACGGGTATTGACATTGGTCCAGCCGGTTGTTTCGCTAATTTCCTTCAGGTTGAACTCCTCCAGGTAAAAAAGGCGCAACGCCAAGCTGTAATCGGCCGGAAGCTTCATCAGGGCCTCATTTATAAAATACCGCTGGTTGTCTTTTTCTATCTTTGAAAAGATTTCATTGAGCTCTTCTGTCGGTATACTATCTTGGGATATACTCTCCAGGGGCTGAGCTTTTTTCTTCTGCTTCTTTTGTCGATTATAAGCCTCATTAATAACAATCCGATAGAACCACGTGGAGAATTTGGACTCCCCTCTGAATGTATCCAGCTTGTCATAGGCTTTGATAAAAGCAACCTGAACCACATCCTGGGCCAATGTCTCATTTTTTACAACCGACATGGCGAGGGTAAAAGCATCATCTTTATGCTTTCTGATGATAAGGCGAAACGCCTCATAATCCCCCTCCAGAACTTTTTTTAAATTGCCTTTTGACATGTTCAGGATTTGCCATTTGACTTGTCCACATTATGGGCAATTATTAATCCGATTCCTCCAAACAGGAACATGCCAATTACAGGAGCAGCTTCAAATACTTCTTCAAGGAATAGGCCTATCGTCAAGCCGATAACCATGCTGGTTACTACATATCCCATTTTTAACCCGGAAAAATTGGTCATATTCCGGTCCGGTATATCCTTGGGATCATATCCCTTTTCCAGCAGAACAATCCGCTCTTTTTCCTTGGATTTATGAATGGTATACCACACAAAAAATCCCAGGGTTAGAAAAGCGGTAAGCAGAAAAGCGATAAAAATAAGGGTGACGGTTATATGGGGGTCCATAAGTATTCGGGTTTGGTTTTAGTTAATGACGAATGCTATACTTTAGACAAGCGCCAAGGGAAAAATGTTACAGGCCTATGAAATATTTTTGAATATTATATAGAAAAGGGGCTTTGGAAGGCTCTTCTAAACGAACTGACATCGATATCTACGAAGTAACCAATAAAACCAAGAGGGGCGTCTTGACGAGGTGTGTCCGCTTAATACGCGGATTAGGTAGCTGTAGAGTTCAAATAGAAAAATATAAATAGGTTTTATCTTTAGGTTTGTTTTCAGATAAAGAACCTAGTTGGAATGGATTGCAATAAAAAGTAGACCGTAAGTTAAGGTTCAATCTTTATTTTCTTTCGGTCTTTGATTTCTTCTGCTAAGGTGAGCTAGCCTGGGAATAATACCTGAAATAACAGTGGCAATGATTCCAATAACGTGATATCCAAACCCAAAGGTCATGCCGATTGCTCCCGCGAACCATATACTGGCTGCCGTGGTTAGATTTTTTACTGTTGCACCTTCTTTGAGTATTAATCCCGCACCCAAAAAGCCAATGCCCGTTACAACTTGTGCTGCTATACGGGATTGTGAGGAAGGATCTACTCTCATCGATAAAAAAGTAAAAAGCATAGCACCTGTAATGACCAAGCTGTGGGTACTTATTCCTGCATCTTTGCCCCTGGATTCTCGTTCAGCTCCAATACTAAAACCCGCCAGGAGAGATAAGGCGACATCGATAAGGAATACTAATTCATATCCCGATAAGATATTTGGCATCATAAAGAGGTAACATTTTTGGTTATGGTGAAACAGAGTAATTAATAAAAGCAGATAGATGTCTGGCAATTATAAAATCGAGCTGCCTAACGACATTGTATATAACCGGCACACGCAATTTCTATTTATTTTGCAACTAACGAAAGATGAGTTTTAAAACCAAGGGCGGCAACCAATAGGCGAGGTATGTCCGAGTTAATGCGCGGGTTAGCCTACTGGTAAAGTTAATTGTTTTATTACTCTTTGAGATATTTAGCAGGATCAATAGGGTTTCCATCTTTTCTTATCTCAAAATGAAAACCTGCAGTTATAGCTTTTCCTGATTTACCTGAGTAACCTATGAGTTCTGATGCTTTTACTTTTTGACCTGATGACAATCCTTCCAATGGTTTTGATAAATTACAATAGTAAGTTTGATAACTATTTGGGTGTTCAATAATGATCATATTACCATAGAAATCTTTTATGCCTACAAATTTGATTATACCTTCTGTAGAGGCAAAAATTTTTGTACCAACAGGAACAAGATAATCAATGCCTGAATGAAATCTTTGTTCTCCTGAATTAAGATGTGTTCTTGGACCGAATGGAGAAGCAATTTCTTCATCCTCTTGAATT of the Fodinibius sp. Rm-B-1B1-1 genome contains:
- a CDS encoding efflux RND transporter periplasmic adaptor subunit, which codes for MSKSKSSTKKLLYVVAGLVILIGLGAVVGKSMGWMGGGTAAKDVETTEVKLKTITEIVSASGKLQPEVEITMRPEVSGEIIELPVKEGDYVKEGELLVRIKPDIYQARIDETNAMLLTQKARLEQARASLLEAESVYEQNKKLYEREAISKTEFVQSETNYEAQKANFNAAKYQVQSSEAQLEQAKEELQKTIIRSPRDGTISKLAVEVGERVLGNTQSIGTELLRIAKMDQMEVQVEVNENDIVNVSVGDTSNIEVDAYPERVFKGVVTEIANSAEISGEGTNEQVTNYEVKIRVATPHNLDMVGDGEMVREESSEMTEDEFVPSFKPGMSAAVDVQTETARNVISVPIQAVTVRDFAGETPADTTQSDTTDVDQDLVVPEEDMRKVVFVVEDGKAVRKEVKTGISDNTHIQILSGIEAGEEVVTGSYRMLSQGLSDGDEVNVNNNRFGQMASN
- a CDS encoding ABC transporter ATP-binding protein, with the translated sequence MKKSVIQVQDLTKIYTMGSQEVRALDGVSFEVQENEYIAIMGPSGSGKSTLMNLIGCLDTPTSGTYILNGEDVSKFDDSDLAEVRNREIGFVFQTFNLLPRTDCLSNVELPLIYSGVKTAERHERAAKTLERVGLGDRIDHKPNELSGGQRQRVAIARALVNNPSILLADEPTGNLDTQTGDEIMMLFEELYRMGNTIIVVTHEPEIAQHARRIIRLRDGKIESDEPVENPALDEEEIMIESAAG
- a CDS encoding PIG-L family deacetylase; its protein translation is MKILYVFPHPDDESFGPAPAIATQRRKGHEVYLFTLTRGEATKQRFRLGISKKEMGEIRYKEMQCVEKVLDLNGMTVFDLPDSGLKEMDPADIQEVIRSQVEKIQPDVLVTYAVHGISGFEDHLVSHAVVKSVYCDMKREGYDYPKRLAFFTHFSDKQGEGKFNLTSSKQEDIDCWVEANEEDYNKFLAALDCYETYQEVIEDSNVKEEVGNRVPFEIFQEDYDPPLKDITDQLSDK
- a CDS encoding AI-2E family transporter, encoding MSDTYPIWLKGTAILIGLVLIVVVFLYGKFILMPLAFAALIAMLLEPISAWLQKYKVNRVVAIITSMVLMTIVLGGILSLLSIQLVQFADRLPEANTKLQSLSNDVIQFFETTFNLAPERQVQFLERGLETGINKSGEYISSILGTTTSVFTTVGLLPFFVFFMMYYKKMYRTFLHRSVEGQNDAIDSVMDSIQSVTQNYIVGMITVISILAMLNAIGLWIVGIEHVLFFATFAAILAVIPYIGIIIGSLPAIIFALLFTDSLLNPVGVIAVFAVVQFLEGNFITPNIIGSKVSINPFMALVALVIGGQLWGIAGMILFVPFLGILKCVFDQVDGLKPYGYLLGNRMAYEVADSPEDDT
- a CDS encoding lycopene cyclase family protein, coding for MNQEYDYIIAGAGAAGLSLAYKMLHPFFDDKRILVVDESLNPSHNKTWCFWDNKTPPFADLMYRQWNNAEVSISGKRIKSPLNEYTYYCLRSIDFQEQILRRLKKESRFDFLESTIEDLSVSYGIPILQTKSNSYQAEFIFQSCFSPWNSSTDQPDYPLLQHFLGWEVKTTKPVFDDAFFTLMDFDDTFDEGIAFIYLLPWSKTSALIEYTIFSDELLSREKYEEKISIYLNNRYNLKPIDYKITRTEFGEIPMKDRPHKPWYDTRILNIGTVGGVTKPSTGYTFSRIQKQTDQIIRDLQTDEKPNAHSPSKTRFKAYDLWLLQIIHDHPSEAYHVFNQLFKNNSMDAIFSFLAEESAITDDFKIMSSVPYTPFFRAIWQTKERLLEI
- a CDS encoding TspO/MBR family protein gives rise to the protein MKNIVSLLIWILVCSLAGIFAAQFEPGVWYEALQKPVWTPPNWVFPVVWPILYIMMGTSAWLIWRMDSVSLTDYEFKWFFIQLILNALWSWLFFGKQYISTGLAEILLLWIAIAFTILLFGKKRRSAGLLLIPYFLWISYASALNFAIWQLN
- a CDS encoding outer membrane beta-barrel protein, with the translated sequence MRVIKYFLLATVLMLSTNSYAQNGVSENEQKNNFQVGLFYSINTNLSGDIELSDEIGYRTKYNRNNFTAGLDLQYSIIKSLALQSGMSYSNRDFSGTYYCNVCDFMTPPQQEEINLRFIQVPTALRYSNYFNNLGFFGKIGVLTQLVIEEPNNNEFYELETNSYSLSGILGAGIEYKFGGAFSTALSTNYANGLTQIFEDADYSYKTLGIQLDLSIEL
- a CDS encoding RNA polymerase sigma factor; translation: MSKGNLKKVLEGDYEAFRLIIRKHKDDAFTLAMSVVKNETLAQDVVQVAFIKAYDKLDTFRGESKFSTWFYRIVINEAYNRQKKQKKKAQPLESISQDSIPTEELNEIFSKIEKDNQRYFINEALMKLPADYSLALRLFYLEEFNLKEISETTGWTNVNTRVLLHRARKEMKSVLTELLKLKKEDLY
- a CDS encoding DUF6249 domain-containing protein codes for the protein MDPHITVTLIFIAFLLTAFLTLGFFVWYTIHKSKEKERIVLLEKGYDPKDIPDRNMTNFSGLKMGYVVTSMVIGLTIGLFLEEVFEAAPVIGMFLFGGIGLIIAHNVDKSNGKS
- a CDS encoding MgtC/SapB family protein, with the protein product MMPNILSGYELVFLIDVALSLLAGFSIGAERESRGKDAGISTHSLVITGAMLFTFLSMRVDPSSQSRIAAQVVTGIGFLGAGLILKEGATVKNLTTAASIWFAGAIGMTFGFGYHVIGIIATVISGIIPRLAHLSRRNQRPKENKD
- a CDS encoding M23 family metallopeptidase, with translation MKIFVSSLFLLFSLSLLNQEVVFHHPIQEDEEIASPFGPRTHLNSGEQRFHSGIDYLVPVGTKIFASTEGIIKFVGIKDFYGNMIIIEHPNSYQTYYCNLSKPLEGLSSGQKVKASELIGYSGKSGKAITAGFHFEIRKDGNPIDPAKYLKE